Genomic DNA from Bacterioplanes sanyensis:
ACGACCCTTCCTTGCAGTTGTTGTACTTCCCGACGTAAAAACGATTCTTGTGCGAACCCCAGCGTGGCAGTGCAAGAATGGGTGTCGATAACCGGGCTCAAGGTACAGTCATTGAGAAGCTGCTGCGCAGCGCCAGAGTAGGCCCGCTGCAATCCACCGGTTCCTAATTTGATACCACCAAAAAAGCGCACAACGTAAACGGCGTAATCGACCAGCTGGTGGTGGCGCAATACATTCAAGATGGGCATTCCGGCGGTGCCGCTTGGCTCACCGTCGTCGGAATACCCTTCTAACGGTCGTTCCCCATTTACTCTATACGCCCAGCAAACGTGGTTGGCTTTGTGGAATTGCTGCTGCAATTGTTGCAG
This window encodes:
- a CDS encoding IMPACT family protein; this encodes MTIYTTHNAEAHSEIKRSRFLTFGYCIDSAEQHAILLQQLQQQFHKANHVCWAYRVNGERPLEGYSDDGEPSGTAGMPILNVLRHHQLVDYAVYVVRFFGGIKLGTGGLQRAYSGAAQQLLNDCTLSPVIDTHSCTATLGFAQESFLRREVQQLQGRVVDCHYHSDRVDMTIELPSDQTEALQSLCQPQQILLRFAL